A genome region from Jeongeupia sp. HS-3 includes the following:
- a CDS encoding flavin prenyltransferase UbiX yields the protein MKTITLAFTGASGLPYGLRTLECLLAAGCTVHVLYTQAAQIVAKQELGLTWPSRAEALAEQFRAQYGVGEDRLKVWGQQEWFAPMASGSNPGDGMVVVPCTMGALAAIAGGASDNLLERAADVMIKERKTLVIVPREAPFSVIHLENMLRLAKLGVVILPPNPGFYHHPQSIQDLVDFVVARILDQLGVPHQLMTRWGD from the coding sequence ATGAAAACCATTACGCTCGCTTTTACCGGTGCCTCCGGCCTGCCCTACGGTTTGCGCACGCTTGAGTGTCTGCTTGCCGCCGGTTGTACCGTGCATGTGCTGTACACCCAGGCGGCACAGATTGTCGCCAAGCAGGAACTGGGGCTGACTTGGCCGAGCCGCGCCGAGGCCTTGGCCGAGCAGTTTCGCGCCCAGTATGGCGTCGGTGAGGACAGGCTCAAGGTCTGGGGGCAGCAGGAGTGGTTTGCGCCGATGGCATCGGGCTCCAATCCGGGCGACGGTATGGTCGTCGTGCCGTGCACCATGGGCGCGCTGGCGGCGATCGCCGGCGGCGCCAGCGACAACCTGCTCGAACGCGCTGCCGACGTAATGATCAAGGAGCGCAAGACGCTGGTGATCGTGCCGCGCGAGGCGCCGTTCTCGGTGATTCACCTCGAGAACATGCTGCGCCTCGCCAAGCTGGGTGTGGTGATCCTGCCGCCAAATCCGGGTTTCTATCACCACCCGCAAAGCATCCAGGATCTGGTCGATTTCGTTGTCGCGCGCATCCTCGACCAGCTGGGCGTGCCGCATCAGCTGATGACGCGCTGGGGCGACTGA
- a CDS encoding MATE family efflux transporter, which translates to MLQLRQEARETWMLAWPIMIGQLASTGTSFVDAVMAGHVSAGDLAAVSVGASIWVMLIVTLIGLNLAASPLIAHAVGARREAEVPALVQQALYQGFFWALVAWLIALLAAPIFPHLGLPPDVAAKAHGFLTAVSWGLVPFSLFRVLYGYSASLGQTKPMMVISLIGLSLNVPANWMLIYGHFGFPALGGVGCGWATAFCMWVTLLLMIGWIRFSSSYRATYPLRHWRRIDWVRQRELFRLGAPMGVMFFVEVSAFGGIALLMARLGTTSVAAHQIALNVASLTFMIPSALGTALTVRVGHALGAGDTHRAREIGNTGLVLGLIIASALALMIILGRHHIASWYTNDAAVLTLAGVLLLYAGAFQFADATQVVAAGILRGYKVTRQPMLIHLTAFWLVGIPLGYVLAFGWGGFAGRGAAGYWQALVLALVCAAALLVWLYLKKSRASLLR; encoded by the coding sequence ATGTTGCAGTTGCGCCAAGAGGCCCGAGAAACCTGGATGCTGGCCTGGCCGATCATGATTGGCCAGCTCGCTTCGACCGGCACGTCCTTCGTCGACGCGGTCATGGCCGGCCACGTTTCCGCCGGCGACCTTGCCGCGGTGTCGGTCGGCGCGTCGATCTGGGTCATGCTGATCGTCACGCTGATCGGCCTCAACCTCGCCGCCAGCCCGCTGATTGCCCACGCGGTCGGCGCACGCCGCGAAGCCGAAGTCCCCGCGCTGGTACAGCAGGCACTGTATCAAGGCTTTTTCTGGGCCTTGGTCGCCTGGCTGATTGCGCTGCTGGCCGCGCCCATTTTCCCGCACCTGGGCCTGCCGCCCGACGTCGCCGCCAAGGCACACGGCTTCCTGACTGCCGTGAGCTGGGGGCTGGTGCCCTTCTCGCTGTTCCGCGTGCTCTACGGCTACAGCGCCAGCCTCGGCCAGACCAAGCCGATGATGGTGATTTCGCTAATCGGCCTGTCGCTGAACGTACCGGCCAACTGGATGCTGATCTACGGTCATTTCGGCTTCCCGGCGCTGGGCGGCGTCGGCTGCGGCTGGGCCACGGCTTTCTGCATGTGGGTCACGCTGTTGCTGATGATCGGCTGGATACGCTTCTCGTCGAGCTATCGCGCCACCTATCCGCTGCGACACTGGCGGCGGATCGACTGGGTGCGGCAGCGCGAGCTGTTCAGACTGGGTGCGCCGATGGGGGTGATGTTCTTCGTCGAAGTCAGCGCCTTCGGCGGCATCGCGCTCTTGATGGCACGGCTTGGCACCACCTCGGTTGCCGCGCACCAGATCGCGCTTAACGTCGCCTCGCTCACCTTTATGATTCCATCGGCGCTCGGAACGGCGCTGACCGTACGGGTCGGCCATGCACTCGGTGCCGGCGACACGCACCGGGCGCGAGAAATCGGCAATACCGGTCTGGTGCTCGGCCTGATCATCGCCAGCGCACTGGCCTTGATGATTATCCTTGGTCGCCACCATATCGCCAGCTGGTACACCAACGATGCGGCGGTACTGACGCTGGCCGGGGTGCTCTTGCTCTACGCTGGCGCCTTCCAGTTCGCCGATGCCACCCAGGTGGTCGCGGCCGGCATTCTGCGTGGTTACAAGGTGACGCGCCAACCGATGCTGATCCACCTGACCGCCTTCTGGCTGGTCGGCATTCCACTCGGCTACGTACTGGCATTCGGTTGGGGAGGCTTCGCCGGTCGCGGCGCCGCCGGTTACTGGCAGGCACTGGTGCTGGCGCTGGTGTGCGCCGCAGCGCTGCTGGTCTGGCTCTACCTGAAGAAGAGTCGGGCTTCGCTACTGCGATAG
- the dtd gene encoding D-aminoacyl-tRNA deacylase — protein MRVLLQRVRQAHVSVDDAICGQIGAGVLLLVGIEDADTDTDLAWMASKVANLRIFEDEAGVMNLSLRETGGAALAVSQFTLFGSYRKGNRPSWGRAAKGEVSQPMFDAFVTQLSTTLGKPVPTGIFGAEMLVSLVNDGPVTLQLDSKQTE, from the coding sequence ATGCGGGTTTTGTTGCAGCGCGTCCGGCAGGCGCATGTTTCGGTCGATGATGCGATTTGCGGTCAGATCGGCGCCGGCGTGCTGTTACTGGTCGGGATCGAAGATGCCGACACCGATACCGATCTGGCCTGGATGGCCAGCAAGGTGGCCAATCTGCGGATTTTTGAAGACGAGGCCGGCGTGATGAATCTCTCGCTGCGCGAGACCGGCGGCGCTGCGCTCGCGGTGTCGCAGTTCACCCTGTTCGGCAGCTACCGCAAGGGCAACCGCCCGTCCTGGGGCCGCGCCGCCAAGGGCGAGGTATCACAGCCGATGTTCGACGCCTTTGTCACGCAGTTGTCGACGACGCTCGGCAAACCGGTGCCGACCGGCATCTTCGGCGCCGAGATGCTGGTGTCGCTGGTCAATGATGGCCCGGTCACGCTGCAACTCGACTCAAAACAGACGGAATAA
- the asd gene encoding aspartate-semialdehyde dehydrogenase, with the protein MKRVGLVGWRGMVGSVLMQRMQEEKDFDLIEPVFFTTSQAGSAAPNFGRDAGTLKDAKNIAELKAMDVIISCQGGDYTTEVFPQLRAAGWDGYWIDAASTLRMEDDAVIVLDPVNRGVIDAALARGVKNYIGGNCTNSILLMGVGGLFREGLVDWVSSMTYQAASGGGANHMRELLKGMGVVYGTVADELATPASAILDIDRKVAQAIRSDVPSEYFGAPLAGGLIPWIDKQLDNGQSKEEWKGQAEVNKILGIEATVPVDGLCVRIGAMRCHSLALTIKLNKDLPLAEIEAIIKSGNDWVKWVPNDREVTVKELTPAAITGGLEIGVGRVRKLNMGPEYVSAFVIGDQLLWGAAEPLRRMLRILLGE; encoded by the coding sequence ATGAAACGCGTAGGCCTCGTCGGTTGGCGCGGCATGGTGGGCTCGGTCCTCATGCAGCGTATGCAGGAAGAAAAAGATTTCGACCTGATCGAACCGGTGTTCTTCACCACCTCGCAGGCTGGCAGCGCTGCACCGAATTTCGGTCGCGACGCCGGCACGTTGAAGGATGCGAAGAACATCGCCGAACTGAAGGCGATGGATGTCATCATTTCCTGCCAGGGTGGCGACTACACCACCGAAGTCTTCCCGCAGCTGCGCGCAGCCGGCTGGGATGGCTACTGGATCGATGCGGCCAGCACGCTGCGCATGGAAGACGATGCGGTCATCGTGCTCGACCCGGTCAACCGTGGCGTGATCGATGCGGCGCTGGCGCGTGGCGTGAAGAACTACATCGGCGGCAACTGTACCAACTCGATCCTCTTGATGGGTGTCGGCGGCCTGTTCCGCGAAGGGTTGGTCGACTGGGTCAGCTCGATGACCTATCAGGCGGCGTCGGGCGGTGGCGCCAATCACATGCGCGAACTGCTCAAGGGCATGGGCGTGGTGTACGGCACCGTCGCCGACGAGCTGGCGACGCCGGCTTCGGCCATCCTTGATATCGACCGCAAGGTCGCCCAGGCGATCCGCTCCGATGTGCCGAGCGAATACTTCGGCGCGCCGCTGGCCGGCGGGCTGATTCCGTGGATCGACAAGCAGCTCGACAACGGCCAATCCAAGGAAGAATGGAAGGGCCAGGCCGAGGTCAACAAGATTCTCGGCATCGAAGCCACCGTGCCGGTCGACGGCCTGTGCGTGCGCATTGGCGCGATGCGTTGCCACAGCCTGGCACTGACGATCAAGCTCAACAAGGATCTGCCGCTTGCCGAGATCGAAGCCATCATCAAGTCGGGCAACGACTGGGTGAAGTGGGTGCCGAACGACCGCGAGGTCACCGTCAAGGAACTGACCCCGGCGGCGATTACCGGCGGGCTGGAAATTGGCGTTGGCCGTGTTCGCAAGCTGAACATGGGCCCGGAATACGTATCGGCTTTCGTGATCGGCGACCAGCTGCTGTGGGGTGCGGCCGAACCGCTGCGCCGGATGCTGCGGATTTTGCTCGGCGAATAA
- a CDS encoding isochorismatase family protein, producing MLALDFKRTALVLIDLQCGIVRAFDGNAVVDHATQLLQHFRAHNGFIAFVNVDFHDGRDALAPSCDAPTAPGLRPPDWGRFVEALEVGDHDYTVTKRQWGAFFGTDLDLQLRRRGIDTIVLAGIATNIGVESTARQAYELGYTQYFVVDAMKTASPEAHDATVKYIFPRLGHVVDTAAITG from the coding sequence ATGCTAGCGCTCGACTTCAAGCGCACCGCACTGGTGCTGATCGATCTGCAGTGCGGCATCGTTCGTGCCTTTGACGGCAATGCCGTGGTCGATCACGCGACGCAGCTGCTGCAGCACTTCCGTGCTCACAACGGTTTCATCGCCTTCGTCAACGTCGACTTCCACGACGGCCGCGATGCGCTCGCGCCGTCATGCGACGCACCGACCGCGCCGGGCCTGCGCCCGCCGGACTGGGGCCGCTTCGTCGAAGCGCTCGAGGTCGGCGATCACGACTACACCGTGACCAAGCGGCAATGGGGCGCGTTTTTCGGCACCGATCTTGACCTGCAGCTGCGCCGCCGCGGCATCGACACCATCGTGCTGGCCGGCATCGCCACCAATATCGGCGTCGAATCGACCGCCAGGCAAGCGTACGAACTCGGCTACACCCAGTATTTCGTCGTCGATGCGATGAAAACCGCCAGCCCGGAAGCACACGATGCGACGGTGAAGTACATCTTTCCGCGTCTCGGCCACGTCGTCGATACGGCGGCAATCACCGGCTAG
- the yaaA gene encoding peroxide stress protein YaaA, with protein MLMLISPAKTLDYTTALPTRRHSEPDFLDRSAPLIDILKQKAPSELSALMAISDELAVLNAGRYQSWQRPFTPHNARPAVFAFKGDVYEGLDAYALDHAGLDYVGRHLRILSGLYGLLKPYDLIQPYRLEMGTRLANPAGTNLYAHWGDTITDAVNALDARTIVNLASDEYFKSVKPKKLQARLITPVFEDFKNDRYKIISFYAKRARGLMVRYAALNHVIKAEALQGFDLDGYAFAADASDAQRWVFRRHLQE; from the coding sequence TTGTTGATGCTGATTTCCCCGGCCAAGACGCTGGACTACACCACGGCGCTGCCCACGCGGCGCCACTCCGAACCCGACTTCCTCGACCGCAGTGCGCCGCTGATCGATATCCTCAAACAGAAAGCGCCGTCCGAGCTGTCGGCGCTAATGGCGATCTCGGACGAACTCGCGGTGCTCAATGCCGGCCGTTACCAAAGCTGGCAGCGGCCGTTCACCCCCCACAACGCCCGACCGGCGGTATTCGCCTTCAAGGGCGATGTGTACGAGGGGCTGGATGCCTACGCACTGGATCACGCCGGGCTCGATTATGTCGGCCGGCATTTGCGCATCCTCTCCGGGCTGTACGGGCTGCTGAAGCCGTACGACCTGATCCAGCCTTACCGGCTGGAAATGGGCACCCGCCTCGCCAACCCTGCCGGCACCAACCTGTACGCGCACTGGGGCGACACCATCACCGACGCCGTCAACGCGCTGGATGCCAGAACCATCGTCAACCTCGCCAGCGACGAGTACTTCAAATCGGTGAAGCCGAAGAAACTGCAGGCAAGGCTGATCACACCGGTATTCGAAGACTTCAAGAACGACCGCTACAAGATCATCAGCTTCTACGCCAAGCGTGCCCGCGGCCTGATGGTGCGCTACGCCGCGCTGAACCATGTGATCAAAGCCGAAGCGCTGCAAGGCTTCGACCTCGACGGCTATGCCTTCGCCGCCGACGCCAGCGATGCACAGCGCTGGGTGTTCCGGCGCCACCTGCAGGAGTAA
- a CDS encoding response regulator transcription factor, with protein sequence MPSNPNRRIAIVDDDDALRDALAWLFSTRNHDVQPFPNAESLLADYTPDRFSCLLLDVRMPGMSGLELFQKLKDFPYLPPVVFLTGHGDVPMAVGALKDGATDFIEKPFNDNDIVDLVERLIAADALSRTQWQAKNAVEARLESLTPREREVMKLILTGRLNKQIADDLSISMKTVEVHRARILEKMRVKTAMELAALLRDAKIGS encoded by the coding sequence ATGCCATCGAACCCTAACCGCCGCATCGCCATCGTCGACGACGACGACGCCCTGCGCGATGCGCTCGCCTGGCTGTTCTCGACCCGTAACCACGACGTTCAGCCCTTCCCGAACGCCGAATCGCTACTGGCCGACTACACACCTGACCGTTTCAGCTGCCTGCTGCTCGATGTGCGCATGCCCGGCATGAGCGGACTGGAGCTGTTCCAGAAACTCAAGGATTTCCCCTACCTGCCGCCGGTGGTGTTCCTGACCGGCCACGGTGACGTGCCGATGGCCGTCGGCGCGCTCAAGGATGGCGCCACCGACTTCATCGAAAAGCCGTTCAACGACAACGACATCGTCGATCTGGTCGAGCGTTTGATCGCCGCCGACGCGCTCAGCCGCACCCAGTGGCAGGCCAAGAATGCGGTCGAAGCCCGGCTGGAATCGCTGACGCCACGCGAACGCGAAGTAATGAAGCTGATCCTCACCGGCCGGCTCAACAAGCAGATCGCCGACGATCTGTCGATTTCGATGAAAACGGTCGAAGTGCACCGCGCGCGCATCCTCGAAAAAATGCGCGTCAAAACCGCCATGGAGCTCGCCGCCCTGCTGCGCGACGCCAAGATCGGTAGCTGA
- a CDS encoding ATP-binding protein, with amino-acid sequence MRLPSAPARWLQPLPGLIAALFALLFASYLLVTRGETENMRTAQLEQDMLWQKQAIEQQAEADRDALLTLAATLPGHDYTAPAFQARVLTLIQTNPEIVGLAIHDGGSRARWTAPQARHTQPFKGNAGWGELQIIDQQPLVTYTTVTPDHSNYIVATIALDVLLQHQVPWWLGQRYQISLLGPDGKTIASKYQRQFDPNGAAHTIHLDKPPLGLTLAARTYHTPRALLADLLPWLLFILAGAMLASTWALRRHIRKREIAEAQLRSETALRLAMENSLVTGLRATDLKGNILHVNRAYCEMTGYSADELVGLTPPFPYWPPEEIERCMAASDAIIAGQLDPNGFSVRFMKKSGERFDVRLYASKLIDGEGRHIGWMNAMYDITELRRERKALQASHERFVTVLNGLDAAVAVSDSESGELLMSNLQFDRAFGLPDWRGRCCIVPFVKRRTEPPVDTEWYDPFSKRWYQIKSRQSVWVDGSAVWLEIATDITALKTAAERERRQNETLQQTARLISMGEMASSLAHELNQPLGAIASYASGCRNILGSPDPNLKQLAQALDKMAEQAKRAGQIIRGIREFVQRRAPSRKRCEIGTLLDTVLGLLGHEIVRREADISLQQSPDLPSLYADPVMLEQVIFNLIKNALEAMDVTAPVRRALAISLTRDGDYLRVTIADRGPGLSPEQLEQLFKPFYTTKDTGMGMGLNICRSIIEHHQGRMWVEANPGGGSRFIFTVPFSEEPNAIEP; translated from the coding sequence GTGCGCCTGCCAAGTGCCCCGGCCCGCTGGCTGCAGCCGCTGCCCGGGCTGATTGCCGCGCTGTTCGCGCTGCTGTTCGCCAGCTATCTGCTGGTGACACGCGGCGAGACCGAGAACATGCGCACCGCGCAACTTGAGCAGGACATGCTGTGGCAGAAGCAGGCGATCGAGCAGCAGGCAGAAGCGGACCGCGACGCCTTGCTCACGCTGGCGGCCACGCTGCCGGGGCATGATTACACCGCACCGGCGTTCCAGGCGCGCGTGCTGACGCTGATCCAGACCAACCCGGAAATCGTCGGACTGGCCATCCACGACGGCGGTAGCCGCGCCCGCTGGACCGCCCCGCAGGCGCGCCATACCCAGCCCTTCAAGGGCAATGCCGGTTGGGGCGAATTGCAGATCATCGATCAACAACCACTGGTGACCTACACCACGGTCACGCCCGACCACAGCAACTACATTGTCGCCACCATCGCGCTCGATGTATTGCTGCAACACCAGGTGCCATGGTGGCTGGGGCAGCGCTACCAGATCTCGCTGCTCGGCCCCGACGGCAAAACCATCGCATCCAAATACCAGCGCCAGTTCGATCCGAACGGCGCCGCACACACGATCCACCTCGACAAGCCGCCGCTCGGACTGACGCTGGCGGCACGCACTTACCATACGCCGCGGGCGCTGCTGGCCGATCTGTTGCCATGGCTGCTGTTCATTCTGGCCGGCGCGATGCTGGCTTCGACCTGGGCGCTGCGGCGGCATATCCGCAAGCGCGAAATCGCCGAGGCGCAACTGCGCAGCGAAACGGCCTTGCGGCTGGCGATGGAAAACTCGTTGGTCACCGGCCTCAGGGCCACCGACCTGAAAGGCAACATTCTTCACGTCAATCGCGCCTATTGCGAGATGACCGGCTACAGCGCCGACGAACTGGTTGGCCTGACCCCGCCCTTCCCGTACTGGCCCCCCGAAGAGATCGAGCGCTGCATGGCCGCAAGCGATGCCATCATCGCCGGCCAGCTCGATCCGAACGGCTTCTCGGTGCGCTTCATGAAAAAAAGCGGCGAGCGTTTCGATGTTCGCCTGTACGCATCCAAGCTGATCGACGGCGAAGGCCGGCACATCGGCTGGATGAACGCGATGTACGACATCACCGAGCTGCGGCGCGAACGCAAGGCGCTGCAGGCCTCGCACGAACGTTTCGTCACCGTGCTCAATGGCCTGGACGCCGCGGTCGCCGTCTCGGATAGCGAAAGCGGCGAATTGCTGATGTCGAATCTGCAGTTCGATCGCGCCTTCGGCCTGCCGGACTGGCGCGGCCGCTGCTGTATCGTGCCCTTCGTCAAACGCCGTACCGAGCCACCGGTCGATACCGAGTGGTACGACCCGTTCAGCAAACGCTGGTACCAGATCAAGAGCCGCCAGAGCGTCTGGGTCGACGGCTCGGCAGTGTGGCTGGAAATCGCCACCGACATCACCGCGCTGAAAACCGCCGCCGAACGCGAGCGACGCCAGAACGAGACCCTGCAACAAACGGCCAGGCTGATCAGCATGGGCGAAATGGCCTCCAGCCTCGCCCATGAGCTCAATCAGCCGCTCGGCGCCATCGCCAGTTATGCCTCGGGCTGCCGCAACATTCTCGGCAGCCCCGATCCGAACTTGAAGCAATTGGCGCAAGCGCTCGACAAGATGGCCGAGCAGGCCAAGCGCGCCGGGCAGATCATCCGCGGCATCCGCGAGTTCGTGCAGCGCCGTGCGCCGTCGCGAAAACGCTGCGAAATCGGCACCCTGCTCGACACCGTGCTCGGCCTGCTGGGGCATGAAATCGTTCGCCGCGAGGCCGATATCTCGCTGCAGCAATCCCCCGATCTGCCCTCGCTGTACGCCGACCCGGTGATGCTCGAACAGGTGATCTTTAATTTGATCAAGAACGCGCTCGAAGCGATGGATGTAACCGCACCGGTGCGACGTGCGCTGGCGATCTCGCTGACGCGCGATGGCGATTATCTGCGCGTGACCATCGCCGATCGCGGCCCGGGCCTGAGTCCCGAGCAGCTCGAACAGCTTTTCAAACCGTTTTATACGACCAAGGACACCGGCATGGGGATGGGGCTGAATATTTGCCGTTCGATCATCGAGCACCATCAAGGCCGGATGTGGGTCGAAGCCAATCCTGGCGGCGGCAGCCGCTTCATCTTTACCGTACCGTTCAGCGAGGAACCCAATGCCATCGAACCCTAA
- a CDS encoding 2-hydroxyacid dehydrogenase, which yields MRIAVFDSKRYDEASLNAANAKHGHELVYFGDRLNRNTVPLAAGFDAVCPFVNDTLDASTLNSLAMLGIKHVALRCAGFNGVDLAAAQQLGIAITRVPAYSPEAVAEHLFALLLTLVRKTHRAYIRVRDGNFSLEGLEGFNLHGRTFGVIGAGKIGQAAMKIANGFGMRVLAFDRSPDTKHAGELGCTFVPLDELLRESDVISLHVPLFPETRHLINAQSLATMKPGAVIVNTSRGGLIDSAALVEALKSGQLGGVGLDVYEYEEGVFFEDLSGTALQDDVLARLMTFPNVVITSHQGYLTREALRNIADTVFENIDAFAKGLPLVNAVHA from the coding sequence ATGCGGATCGCGGTATTTGACAGCAAACGTTACGACGAAGCCTCGCTGAACGCAGCCAACGCCAAGCATGGCCATGAACTGGTGTACTTCGGCGACCGGCTCAATCGCAATACCGTGCCGTTGGCGGCGGGCTTTGACGCCGTGTGCCCCTTCGTCAACGACACGCTCGACGCCTCGACGCTCAATTCGCTGGCCATGCTCGGTATCAAACACGTTGCGCTGCGCTGCGCCGGCTTCAACGGCGTCGATCTCGCCGCAGCGCAACAGCTCGGCATCGCCATCACCCGCGTGCCGGCGTACTCGCCCGAAGCCGTCGCCGAACACCTGTTTGCGCTGCTGCTGACGCTGGTGCGCAAGACCCACCGTGCCTATATCCGGGTACGCGACGGCAACTTCTCGCTCGAAGGACTGGAGGGTTTCAATCTGCATGGTCGTACCTTCGGCGTGATCGGCGCCGGCAAGATCGGCCAGGCGGCGATGAAGATCGCCAACGGTTTCGGCATGCGCGTGCTGGCGTTCGACCGCTCGCCCGATACCAAGCACGCCGGCGAACTCGGCTGCACCTTCGTGCCGCTGGATGAGTTGCTGCGCGAGTCGGATGTGATCTCGCTGCATGTGCCGCTGTTCCCGGAAACACGCCACCTGATCAATGCGCAATCGCTGGCGACGATGAAACCCGGCGCGGTCATTGTCAACACCAGCCGCGGCGGGCTGATCGACTCGGCGGCGCTGGTTGAAGCGCTCAAGAGCGGCCAGCTTGGCGGTGTCGGCCTTGATGTGTACGAGTATGAAGAAGGCGTGTTCTTCGAGGATCTGTCCGGCACCGCGCTGCAGGACGACGTGCTGGCACGGCTGATGACCTTCCCCAACGTGGTCATCACCTCGCATCAGGGTTATCTGACCCGCGAAGCGCTCCGCAATATCGCCGATACCGTGTTCGAGAACATCGACGCCTTCGCCAAGGGCCTGCCGCTCGTCAACGCGGTTCACGCCTGA
- a CDS encoding RNA-binding protein: protein MTAILIGNLPPETNTDDVRTLLSELGMSADVGDVTIAEGLGERLAASVSIDCSSAAAEALVQRLNGHFWNSRELTASYNPFGQ from the coding sequence ATGACTGCCATCCTGATCGGCAACCTGCCTCCGGAAACCAATACCGACGACGTGCGCACGCTGCTTTCCGAGCTGGGCATGAGCGCCGATGTCGGCGATGTAACCATCGCCGAAGGTCTCGGCGAGCGTCTGGCCGCATCGGTCTCGATCGACTGCAGCTCGGCCGCTGCCGAAGCGCTGGTACAGCGCCTGAACGGCCACTTCTGGAACAGCCGCGAACTGACGGCCAGCTACAACCCATTCGGCCAGTAA
- a CDS encoding complex I NDUFA9 subunit family protein — protein MQILIIGGTGFIGSSLAARLVAADHTLTLPTRHREHAARLLVLPNLDLVEANVHDPATLAELVHGKDAVINLVGILQGSAERFAQVHVALTERIIAACEVAGVPRYLHMSALGAGIDAPSMYQRSKGLAEARVVASALAWTIFRPSVVFGRDDRFINLFARLQRHVPLVPLACASARFQPVWVEDVSRAFAAALERDALVQQKLDLVGPTVYTLAQLVRLAGQWSGHPRPILPLPDAIARVQACMMALLPNPPLSSDNLDSMKIDNVAPAGFAAVLGWTPTALEAVMPQCLAPDNPAARYRRTVSSRTWKFPPSQ, from the coding sequence ATGCAGATCCTGATCATTGGTGGTACCGGTTTTATCGGCAGCAGCCTTGCCGCACGGCTCGTCGCAGCCGACCACACACTCACGCTGCCCACGCGGCACCGCGAGCATGCGGCCCGGCTGCTGGTACTTCCCAATCTCGATCTGGTCGAGGCCAATGTGCACGATCCGGCCACGCTGGCCGAACTGGTGCACGGCAAGGACGCGGTCATCAACCTCGTCGGCATCCTCCAAGGCAGCGCCGAGCGCTTCGCGCAGGTTCATGTTGCGCTGACCGAGCGCATCATTGCCGCCTGTGAGGTCGCCGGCGTGCCGCGCTATCTGCACATGAGCGCGCTCGGCGCCGGTATTGATGCGCCATCGATGTATCAGCGCAGCAAGGGGCTCGCCGAAGCGCGCGTCGTCGCCAGCGCGCTGGCGTGGACGATCTTCCGGCCCTCGGTCGTTTTCGGCCGCGACGATCGCTTCATCAACCTGTTCGCCAGGCTGCAGCGACACGTTCCGCTGGTGCCGCTAGCCTGTGCCAGTGCGCGTTTTCAGCCGGTCTGGGTCGAGGATGTCAGCCGCGCCTTCGCGGCGGCGCTTGAGCGCGACGCGCTGGTGCAGCAGAAGCTGGATCTGGTCGGCCCCACGGTTTACACCCTGGCGCAGCTGGTTCGCCTCGCCGGCCAGTGGTCGGGCCACCCGCGGCCGATTCTGCCCCTGCCCGACGCGATTGCCCGCGTACAAGCCTGCATGATGGCGCTGCTGCCCAATCCGCCGCTAAGCAGCGATAATCTTGATTCGATGAAAATTGATAACGTCGCGCCTGCCGGATTTGCGGCCGTGCTAGGCTGGACGCCCACCGCGCTTGAAGCCGTGATGCCGCAATGCCTGGCGCCGGATAACCCGGCAGCCCGATATCGGCGGACGGTGTCGAGCCGGACGTGGAAATTTCCCCCTTCCCAGTAA